The proteins below are encoded in one region of Sminthopsis crassicaudata isolate SCR6 chromosome 1, ASM4859323v1, whole genome shotgun sequence:
- the SCNN1G gene encoding epithelial sodium channel subunit gamma, whose product MAPGEKIKAKIKKNLTVTGPQAPSIKELMKWYCLNTNTHGCRRIVVSRGRLRRLIWILFTLTAVALILWQCALLVLSFYTVSVSIKVHFQKLEFPAVTICNINPYKYSALKELLSGLDQETKNALRNLYGLSNIKSRKRRDADSPQSSEGHTDSKFLNILPLIVFEADDTTTEATDLLTGRKRKVNGTIIHKASDVMHVQETKKTVGFQMCEKNGTTDDCATYTFNSGVNAIREWYKLHYMNIMAQVPLEKKINMSYSAEELLVTCFFDGVSCDARNFTLFHHPMYGNCYTFNGDNNKTVLNTSMGGSEYGLQVILYIDEEEYNPFLISSTGAKVVIHRRDEYPFIEDIGTEIETAMATSIGMHLTESIKLSEPYSHCTKDGRDVPVDSIYNATYSLQICLHSCFQRHMSEKCHCAQFSQPAPKNVSYCNYQKHPNWMYCYYKLHQAFVQEKLGCQAICREPCKSKEWSLTTSLAQWPSDISEKWMLDALTWDKGQKENKRLNKTDLAKLMIFYKDLNQRSIIESPANSIEILLSNFGGQLGLWMSCSVVCVLEIIEVFFVDSLSIITRRYWQKIKKRWAQQNTQQGQSSSRNPEDLAGCDNPTCVLDDDLPTFNTALQLPQAPGAQVPGTPPPKYNTLRIERAFSNQLEDTQDSENV is encoded by the exons ATGGCTCCTGGGGAAAAGATCAAAGCCAAAATCAAAAAGAACTTGACTGTCACGGGTCCTCAGGCTCCCTCAATAAAGGAGCTGATGAAATGGTACTGTCTGAACACCAACACTCACGGCTGCCGGCGGATTGTAGTGTCCCGGGGCCGTCTCCGCAGGCTTATTTGGATCTTGTTCACGCTCACGGCTGTGGCGCTTATTCTGTGGCAGTGCGCCCTGCTCGTCCTCTCCTTTTACACGGTCTCTGTCTCCATCAAGGTCCATTTTCAGAAGCTCGAGTTCCCGGCTGTGACCATCTGTAACATCAATCCTTACAA GTACAGTGCTTTGAAAGAACTTCTGTCTGGCTTGGACCAAGAGACCAAAAATGCCTTGAGGAATTTATATGGACTTTCTAACATCAAATCTCGGAAGCGGAGGGATGCTGATTCTCCACAATCATCTGAGGGACACACTGATTCAAAGTTCTTGAATATCTTGCCGCTTATAGTCTTTGAGGCAGATGATACAACCACGGAAGCCACTGATCTCCTGACTGGAAGAAAGCGGAAAGTCAATGGTACCATTATCCACAAGGCATCGGATGTTATGCATGTACAGGAGACCAAGAAAACTGTGGGCTTCCAGATG TGTGAAAAAAATGGCACTACTGATGACTGTGCAACTTATACCTTCAATTCTGGGGTCAATGCCATTCGGGAATGGTACAAGCTGCACTACATGAATATCATGGCGCAAGTGCCCCTGGAGAAGAAAATCAACATGAGCTACTCTGCAGAGGAATTGCTGGTGACCTGCTTCTTTGATGGAGTTTCTTGTGATGCCAG GAACTTCACTCTTTTTCACCATCCAATGTATGGGAATTGTTATACCTTCAATGGAGACAACAATAAGACTGTCCTCAATACGTCCATGGGAGGCAGTGAATATG gaCTGCAGGTCATTCTTTATATAGATGAAGAAGAATATAACCCCTTCTTGATATCATCAACTGGGGCTAAGGTCGTTATCCACAGGCGAGATGAATATCCTTTTATTGAAGACATAGGAACAGAGATTGAGACAGCTATGGCCACTTCAATAGGAATGCACCTG ACGGAATCCATCAAGCTGAGTGAGCCATATAGTCACTGCACCAAGGATGGCAGGGACGTGCCTGTTGATAGTATCTACAACGCTACCTATTCTCTCCAG ATATGTCTTCACTCCTGCTTCCAGAGGCACATGTCCGAAAAGTGCCATTGTGCCCAGTTTAGTCAACCTGCACCAAAAAATGTCTCCTACTGCAATTACCAGAAACACCCCAACTGGA TGTATTGCTACTATAAGCTGCACCAGGCATTTGTCCAAGAAAAGCTGGGCTGCCAGGCCATCTGCCGGGAACCTTGCAA ATCTAAAGAATGGTCTTTGACCACCAGTCTGGCTCAGTGGCCATCTGACATTTCAGAG AAGTGGATGCTGGATGCTCTCACATGGGATAAAggccaaaaagaaaacaaaaggctaaATAA GACAGACCTAGCCAAACTCATGATTTTCTACAAGGATCTGAACCAGAGATCCATCATAGAGAGTCCAGCCAACAGT ATTGAGATACTGTTGTCCAACTTTGGGGGGCAGCTGGGTCTCTGGATGAGCTGCTCCGTGGTGTGTGTCCTTGAAATCATTGAGGTTTTCTTCGTTGATTCCCTATCCATCATTACGCGACGATATTGGCAGAAAATCAAGAAGCGGTGGGCCCAACAGAACACTCAACAGGGCCAGTCATCCTCTAGGAACCCTGAGGACCTTGCTGGCTGTGATAATCCAACTTGTGTTCTTGATGATGATCTACCTACCTTCAATACAGCTCTGCAATTGCCCCAGGCCCCAGGAGCCCAGGTGCCTGGGACCCCACCACCCAAGTACAACACTCTGCGTATTGAAAGGGCCTTTTCCAATCAACTTGAAGACACCCAAGACTcagaaaatgtctga